A region from the Chitinophaga sp. Cy-1792 genome encodes:
- a CDS encoding putative glycolipid-binding domain-containing protein, which produces MKLAVWQALRWTATEYFTLEDKGIFQLAHGHIAGVIRDLPFSISYEIEITNDWRIEAFTIRAEGTDKRELKLQSNLQGEWYDREGNQISAFNGCLDIDISLTPFTNSLPIKRLSHLKIGDSEVISVIYILLPEFELHKMQQRYTRMNEDSWLYENLESGFTAQLYFDEDGIMNDYPGYLQRRY; this is translated from the coding sequence ATGAAACTTGCAGTCTGGCAGGCGCTCCGATGGACTGCCACCGAGTATTTCACCCTTGAAGACAAGGGTATCTTTCAATTGGCCCATGGACATATCGCCGGAGTAATCCGGGATTTGCCTTTTTCTATCAGCTATGAAATAGAGATAACGAATGACTGGAGAATAGAGGCATTCACCATTCGTGCAGAAGGTACAGACAAAAGGGAACTGAAATTGCAATCCAATTTACAGGGTGAGTGGTACGACCGGGAAGGAAATCAAATCAGCGCTTTCAATGGATGCCTGGATATAGATATTTCGCTGACTCCTTTTACCAATTCTTTACCGATAAAAAGGTTATCGCACCTGAAAATAGGTGACAGCGAAGTGATTTCAGTGATTTACATTTTGTTGCCGGAATTTGAACTCCACAAGATGCAGCAACGGTATACACGCATGAACGAGGATTCCTGGCTGTATGAGAACCTGGAATCCGGGTTCACCGCTCAATTATATTTTGATGAAGACGGGATTATGAATGACTATCCTGGCTACCTGCAACGACGGTATTAG